Proteins from a genomic interval of Stenotrophomonas maltophilia:
- a CDS encoding esterase-like activity of phytase family protein — MLATALLLATLSASGYSAPHEAAGAPPRTLQLGGRTYVDQGLVAAGRLPAGTVDFLGDTLGSFSSLAVQPGTWKRTANGYEGLLWTLPDRGRNDPEAGLFYDYTGRVERMQLRIDISPGTPALGTLTMVSDKGVVLKDFNGQPFTGADPGDHTVTQREVVLPSPASGAGAGKVSLDAESLQFTADGHFYIGDEYTANVYYFDAQGQLQGVIVAPPAIRPQREGKPAFGSLAPPQTGRRNNQGVEGMGLSPDGTRLFVALQSATLQDSAQGNAAGRINTRVLVYDVTTSPTPQQPIGHYVMALPAYAHDGKGKLDRTAAQSELRALDDHRFLLLARDGNGLGKDGDDPIVYKSVLLVDVAEASNLAGSSYETGTASVLADPADTVLKDGIVPARSDELLNLLDRPQLARAGLDLDTKRGPHAGLLSEKWEAMDVLPALDPQHPNDILLLIGNDNDFIARHCRMQGQACNSAYDNDNRVLVYRLTLP; from the coding sequence ATGCTCGCGACCGCCCTGCTGCTGGCCACCCTCTCCGCCAGCGGATACTCCGCTCCGCATGAGGCCGCTGGCGCACCGCCACGCACCCTGCAGCTGGGCGGTCGCACCTATGTGGACCAGGGCCTGGTCGCCGCCGGGCGGCTGCCCGCAGGCACGGTGGACTTCCTGGGCGATACGCTGGGCTCGTTCTCGTCGCTGGCGGTGCAGCCCGGCACCTGGAAGCGCACCGCCAACGGCTACGAAGGCCTGCTATGGACGCTGCCAGACCGCGGCCGCAACGACCCCGAGGCCGGCCTGTTCTACGACTACACCGGCCGCGTGGAGCGCATGCAGCTGCGCATCGACATCTCCCCGGGCACGCCTGCGCTTGGCACGCTGACCATGGTGTCCGACAAGGGCGTGGTGCTGAAGGACTTCAACGGCCAGCCGTTCACCGGTGCCGACCCGGGTGACCACACGGTCACCCAGCGCGAGGTGGTGCTGCCCTCGCCGGCCAGCGGCGCAGGCGCGGGAAAGGTCTCGCTGGATGCCGAGTCGCTGCAGTTCACCGCCGATGGCCACTTCTACATCGGCGATGAGTACACCGCCAACGTCTACTACTTCGATGCGCAGGGTCAGCTGCAGGGTGTGATCGTGGCACCACCTGCGATCCGTCCGCAGCGCGAGGGCAAGCCGGCGTTCGGTTCACTGGCGCCACCGCAGACCGGCCGCCGCAACAACCAGGGCGTGGAAGGCATGGGCCTGTCTCCCGACGGCACCCGACTGTTCGTCGCCCTGCAGAGCGCCACGCTGCAGGACAGCGCGCAGGGCAACGCGGCGGGCCGCATCAACACCCGCGTACTGGTCTACGACGTGACGACCTCACCGACGCCACAGCAGCCGATCGGCCATTACGTGATGGCCCTGCCCGCCTACGCACACGATGGCAAGGGCAAGCTGGACCGTACCGCCGCGCAGAGCGAGCTGCGCGCACTGGACGACCATCGCTTCCTGCTGCTGGCCCGCGACGGCAACGGGCTGGGCAAGGACGGCGATGACCCGATCGTCTACAAGTCGGTGCTGCTGGTGGATGTGGCCGAAGCCAGCAACCTGGCCGGAAGCTCCTACGAAACCGGCACAGCCTCGGTGCTGGCCGACCCGGCGGACACCGTGTTGAAGGACGGCATCGTGCCCGCACGCAGCGACGAACTGCTGAACCTGCTCGACCGGCCGCAGCTGGCCCGTGCAGGGCTGGATCTGGACACGAAGCGCGGCCCGCATGCTGGGCTGCTGTCAGAGAAGTGGGAAGCCATGGACGTGCTGCCGGCGCTGGACCCGCAGCACCCGAACGACATACTGCTGCTGATCGGCAACGACAACGACTTCATCGCCCGCCACTGCCGCATGCAGGGCCAGGCCTGCAACAGCGCCTACGACAACGATAATCGCGTGCTGGTGTACCGCCTGACCCTGCCCTGA
- a CDS encoding isochorismatase family protein, with the protein MALPRITDYPLPTAAELPQARGPWRPQRDRVALLVHDMQRYFLAAFDAGNAPPRPAVDNIARLLAHCRAHGIPVFYTAQHGDQDRRDRGLQADLWGPGMRRSADHEPIIEALAPQPGEHVLVKHRYSAFQRSNLETLMRVRGRDQLLVTGVYAHIGCTATVVEAFQRDIEAFIAADAVADFSRADHDQALHWIARTSGVPMTTDQLLEVL; encoded by the coding sequence ATGGCGCTGCCCCGTATCACCGATTACCCCTTGCCGACTGCCGCCGAGCTGCCACAGGCACGCGGCCCGTGGCGCCCGCAGCGCGATCGCGTCGCGCTGCTGGTACACGACATGCAGCGCTACTTCCTGGCTGCGTTCGACGCCGGCAACGCACCGCCGCGGCCGGCCGTGGACAACATCGCACGCCTGCTGGCGCATTGCCGGGCGCACGGCATTCCGGTGTTCTACACGGCCCAGCATGGCGACCAGGACCGCCGTGACCGTGGCCTGCAGGCCGACCTGTGGGGACCGGGCATGCGTCGCAGCGCCGACCATGAACCGATCATCGAGGCGCTGGCACCGCAGCCGGGCGAGCACGTGCTGGTGAAGCACCGCTACAGCGCCTTCCAGCGCAGCAACCTTGAAACACTGATGCGGGTACGTGGCCGCGACCAGCTGCTGGTCACCGGCGTGTACGCCCATATCGGCTGCACCGCGACCGTGGTGGAAGCCTTCCAGCGCGATATCGAGGCCTTCATCGCCGCCGATGCGGTGGCGGACTTCTCGCGTGCCGATCACGATCAGGCGCTGCACTGGATCGCGCGCACCAGCGGGGTGCCGATGACCACCGACCAGCTGCTGGAGGTGCTGTGA
- a CDS encoding TonB-dependent receptor, translating into MTKTLLAAALSIALAPAAWAQDAAPTSSTPSATTLDAVSVIGSGEARQVQRITRENLDILPPGTSLQKTLNLLPGVNAQSADALGTNEQSMTLSLRGFNSTRLGYTLDGVPLGDGAYNNYNGLTINRALISENMAGAELAVGIGSLGTPSTSNLGGTISYTSDRPAQELGGRVVQTFGSDANRRTFVRVDSGEYNGFSGYVSGMNAVSDLWNDQTAYNKSSTRQFNAKGVWNFGRGQITGFVDTSRTTQADYFYLSKDEMSRGLGWDWGGYAPDWNKAVAKAYCNTASFNAKKCDSSGPDKDADGAFTAGQILRDDNLYYLAGDFFLADGFSLRALAYHHDDRGEGHNWNSGAWSNKGTAQEIPIIFRNTIYTIDRDGGTLSFDWELGAHRIEGGVWYERNTSSAERYQTAVDGPRDLSGMNTLPSDVGVFAQRTRWKTHQFFLKDTWRLLDDRLTLEFGAKSPHATSDAQALPGDAKTPISPASNNQFATGSLKASKNFLPSIGANFRLAEHHEIFASYAENIAMFQGGFKLGPQAVSQATWNAQGNLKPEESRSLEAGYRFVTDTLQASIAAYSVRFDNRLLQYNPCDSRQPVGPTCGNRFYNVGGVDSRGAELTVLWTPNEHFSWYTSASLNRSTYASNYVQAGVEQQIKGKIQTDTPKQLLATEITWRDNGWFASLRGKYTGERFYTYTNDQGFGGFTVFDLAGGYDFGQVGFAKGMRLSFNVTNLTNKRYASNLDSSVFAPSDPAGKLYVFHASAPRQVFGTIDLRF; encoded by the coding sequence ATGACCAAGACTTTGTTGGCCGCCGCGCTCTCGATCGCGCTCGCTCCCGCGGCCTGGGCGCAGGATGCTGCCCCGACCTCCAGCACGCCCTCCGCCACCACCCTCGATGCGGTCTCGGTGATCGGCAGCGGTGAAGCCCGCCAGGTGCAGCGCATCACCCGAGAGAACCTCGACATCCTGCCGCCGGGTACCAGCCTGCAGAAGACCCTCAACCTGCTGCCGGGCGTCAACGCGCAGTCGGCCGATGCGCTGGGCACCAACGAGCAGTCGATGACGCTGAGCCTGCGCGGCTTCAACTCGACCCGTCTCGGTTACACACTCGACGGTGTGCCGCTGGGCGATGGCGCGTACAACAACTACAACGGCCTGACCATCAACCGTGCGCTGATCAGCGAGAACATGGCCGGCGCGGAACTGGCGGTGGGCATCGGCAGCCTCGGCACGCCGTCCACCAGCAACCTCGGCGGCACCATCTCCTACACCTCCGACCGCCCGGCCCAGGAGCTGGGTGGCCGCGTGGTGCAGACCTTCGGCAGCGATGCCAACCGCCGCACCTTCGTGCGCGTGGACAGCGGCGAGTACAACGGTTTCTCCGGTTACGTCTCCGGCATGAATGCCGTCTCCGACCTGTGGAACGACCAGACCGCCTACAACAAATCCTCCACCAGGCAGTTCAATGCCAAGGGCGTGTGGAACTTCGGCCGCGGCCAGATCACCGGTTTCGTCGATACCTCGCGCACCACCCAGGCGGACTACTTCTACCTGTCCAAGGACGAGATGTCGCGTGGCCTCGGCTGGGACTGGGGCGGCTACGCGCCGGACTGGAACAAGGCCGTGGCCAAGGCCTACTGCAATACCGCCAGCTTCAACGCGAAGAAGTGCGACAGCAGCGGTCCGGACAAGGATGCCGATGGTGCCTTCACCGCCGGCCAGATCCTGCGCGACGACAACCTGTACTACCTGGCCGGTGACTTCTTCCTGGCCGATGGCTTCAGCCTGCGTGCACTGGCCTACCACCATGACGATCGTGGCGAGGGCCACAACTGGAACAGCGGCGCTTGGTCGAACAAGGGTACGGCACAGGAGATCCCGATCATCTTCCGCAACACCATCTACACCATCGACCGCGATGGCGGCACGCTGTCGTTCGACTGGGAGCTGGGCGCACATCGCATCGAAGGCGGCGTCTGGTACGAGCGCAACACCAGCAGCGCCGAGCGCTACCAGACCGCCGTGGATGGGCCGCGCGACCTGAGCGGCATGAACACCCTGCCCTCCGATGTCGGCGTGTTCGCCCAGCGCACGCGCTGGAAGACCCATCAGTTCTTCCTGAAGGACACCTGGCGCCTGCTGGATGATCGCCTGACCCTGGAATTCGGCGCCAAGAGCCCGCATGCCACCTCCGATGCACAAGCACTGCCAGGCGACGCGAAGACGCCGATCTCACCGGCCTCGAACAACCAGTTCGCCACCGGCTCACTGAAGGCCAGCAAGAACTTCCTGCCCAGCATCGGCGCCAATTTCCGCCTGGCCGAGCACCACGAGATCTTCGCCAGCTACGCCGAGAACATCGCCATGTTCCAGGGCGGCTTCAAGCTGGGCCCGCAGGCCGTCAGCCAGGCCACCTGGAATGCGCAGGGCAACCTGAAGCCGGAGGAATCGCGCTCGCTCGAAGCCGGCTACCGCTTCGTCACCGATACCCTGCAGGCCTCGATCGCGGCCTACAGCGTGCGCTTCGACAACCGCCTGCTGCAGTACAACCCCTGCGACTCACGCCAGCCGGTCGGCCCGACCTGCGGCAACCGCTTCTACAACGTCGGCGGCGTCGACAGCCGCGGTGCCGAGCTGACCGTGCTGTGGACCCCGAACGAGCACTTCAGCTGGTACACCTCGGCCTCGTTGAACCGCTCGACCTACGCCTCCAACTACGTGCAGGCCGGTGTGGAGCAGCAGATCAAGGGCAAGATCCAGACCGATACGCCCAAGCAGCTGCTGGCCACCGAGATCACCTGGCGCGACAACGGCTGGTTCGCCAGCCTGCGTGGCAAGTACACCGGCGAACGTTTCTACACCTACACCAACGACCAGGGCTTCGGCGGCTTTACCGTGTTCGATCTGGCCGGTGGCTATGACTTCGGCCAGGTCGGCTTCGCCAAGGGCATGCGCCTGTCGTTCAACGTGACCAACCTGACCAACAAACGCTACGCCAGCAACCTGGATTCGAGCGTGTTCGCACCCAGCGACCCGGCCGGCAAGCTGTACGTGTTCCATGCCTCGGCACCGCGCCAGGTGTTCGGTACGATCGACCTTCGCTTCTGA
- a CDS encoding 2,3-dihydro-2,3-dihydroxybenzoate dehydrogenase has product MQLTGFEGRVALVTGASGGIGEALVRLLAEAGCTVVATDREAPHVADTRVRSFALDVTDSAAVDALVDQVESSIGPIMLAASVAGVLHVGSVTETGDDDWRRVFAVNADGVFHVGRALARVMSPRRQGAIITVSSNAAGVPRHGMAAYAASKAAATMFTRCLGLELAPLGIRCNIVAPGSTLTPMQTGMWQDEHGAERVIAGNLETYKAGIPLRKLANPEDIAHSVMFLLSEQAGHVAMSDLYVDGGATLRG; this is encoded by the coding sequence ATGCAGTTGACCGGTTTTGAAGGCCGTGTAGCGTTGGTGACCGGTGCATCCGGTGGCATCGGAGAGGCACTGGTACGGCTGTTGGCCGAGGCCGGCTGCACAGTGGTAGCGACCGATCGTGAGGCGCCACACGTGGCCGATACGCGGGTCAGGTCGTTCGCACTCGATGTGACCGACAGCGCCGCCGTCGACGCCCTGGTGGACCAGGTCGAGTCCAGCATCGGGCCGATCATGCTGGCCGCCAGCGTGGCCGGCGTACTGCATGTGGGCAGTGTTACCGAAACCGGCGACGATGACTGGCGCCGGGTGTTCGCGGTCAATGCCGATGGCGTGTTCCATGTCGGTCGTGCACTTGCGCGGGTGATGTCGCCGCGCCGGCAGGGCGCGATCATTACCGTCAGCTCGAATGCGGCCGGCGTACCGCGGCACGGCATGGCGGCGTATGCCGCGTCCAAGGCCGCAGCCACCATGTTCACCCGCTGCCTTGGGTTGGAGCTGGCGCCGCTGGGCATCCGCTGCAACATCGTCGCCCCGGGCTCAACGCTGACCCCGATGCAGACCGGCATGTGGCAGGACGAGCACGGTGCCGAGCGGGTGATCGCCGGCAACCTGGAGACCTACAAGGCCGGCATCCCGCTACGCAAGCTGGCGAACCCGGAAGACATCGCCCATTCGGTGATGTTCCTGCTGTCCGAGCAGGCCGGGCATGTGGCGATGAGTGACCTGTACGTCGACGGCGGTGCCACCCTGCGCGGGTGA
- a CDS encoding phosphopantetheine-binding protein, which yields MAATGEVLDLERMRADVARVLECEPAEIGDDDNLIDLDLDSMRMLGLVLAWGNTGLPLEFSQLAEHTTLRQWWNVVQTLQAAQNA from the coding sequence ATGGCTGCCACGGGTGAGGTGCTGGATCTGGAGCGGATGCGTGCTGACGTGGCGCGCGTTCTGGAGTGCGAGCCAGCAGAAATCGGTGACGACGACAACCTGATCGACCTGGACCTGGACTCGATGCGCATGCTCGGCCTGGTGCTGGCCTGGGGCAACACCGGCCTGCCGCTGGAGTTCTCGCAGCTGGCCGAGCACACCACGTTGCGCCAGTGGTGGAACGTGGTGCAAACGCTGCAGGCCGCGCAGAACGCATGA
- a CDS encoding enterobactin synthase subunit F, with product MNAVALATPVALTEAQAGLWFAQRLAPDNPSFNTAHAVWIDGPLDVAAFVAAADQAAVEAQAFALRFAEGADGQPLQWHDPAHVPLLSVRDVSAEADAAAAARSLMQADRLSPVDPTRDRISQQVLLELGGQRWVWYLRVHHLAADGYGMALFTDRVCALYAGRMGESLPGLAGVLADDAAYRADPHRAQAGQWWREHMQGAPAGVGLAGTLAASDDALRWVQPLDAAFREQLLQASVRWLQPWPDVLAALSAEYLRRMSAADEVVLGVPYMGRLGNASARVPAMVMNVLPLRVAAGEGSVEAFTRGLGRQLSQGRKHGRYRGEQLRRDLGLVGAQQRLHGPLVNVQPFYKPLALTGVQATLEVLCTGPVDDLTLGFRGDGQHLLDLEIEANPALYSRDDVEAHAARLLHFVSAALQADDIAAVPLATPAEAQQVLHGFNATAHALPETTLVELLQQGMDRDPHAPALVFGDTALDYATLEARSFALAAQLRAMDVGPGSVVAVALPRSLELVIGLLAVLRAGAAYLPLDLAHPDERLARVLASAQPVCVLAAAEVSARMAGVPVLAPEQWTALSFAAPWADPAPSDAAYVIYTSGSTGEPKGVVVEHRAIVNRLLWMREHYGIQADDRVLQKTPATFDVSVWEFFLPLLCGATLVVAGPDAHRDPTELARLIRGHGITTAHFVPSMLDAFLAVPASAGLQLRRVFTSGEALDASLRDRFHTRVHAELHNLYGPTEAAVDVSYWPASAQDRSRPVPIGFPVWNTRLYVLDARMQPVPVGVAGDLYLGGVQLARGYLGRDDLTAERFLADPFLPGERIYRTGDVARWRRDGAVEYLGRSDHQVKLRGLRIELGEIEAALRELPGMERVEVLLRQDAPGEARLVAYVPTALADAVTLRSHLATRVPDYMVPSAFVGVDHWPVTANGKLDRNALPKPPQHEVAGLAPRTPLEQELALLFAQALGREAPVAVDADFFSLGGDSLSAVHLLLAIEQRWRCDLGLGALFAQPTVAALAVRIAEPPALADHALGPVIALAATEAAGATPLFVLHPAGGIAWNYRTLARALQPARPVYGLQSPALDARQPLPSSIEAMANDYVQRVVALQPKGPVHLLGWSVGGILAQAMAVRLHEIGRDVGELVLLDAYPSECWRAEPEPDAIAALRALLAIAGHDPDAHPELDSRERILAFLRRGGSALGSLPEVVLDGVVRAVTGTNRLIREHIHQPFDGTLVHVRAGRDHQARPQLQSALWRTHARKVQALELPFLHAELTGRDAVAQLAPWLSARLRQWDEQQEIATCS from the coding sequence ATGAACGCCGTCGCGCTGGCCACGCCGGTGGCATTGACCGAGGCCCAGGCCGGACTGTGGTTCGCACAGCGGTTGGCACCGGACAACCCGTCATTCAATACCGCGCATGCGGTGTGGATCGACGGCCCGCTGGACGTGGCCGCGTTCGTCGCAGCGGCAGACCAGGCTGCGGTCGAAGCCCAGGCCTTCGCGCTGCGCTTTGCCGAAGGAGCCGATGGCCAGCCGCTGCAGTGGCACGACCCGGCACACGTGCCGCTGCTTTCTGTGCGTGATGTTTCCGCCGAGGCGGATGCCGCCGCTGCGGCACGCAGCCTGATGCAGGCTGACCGGCTGAGCCCGGTCGACCCCACCCGCGACCGGATCAGCCAGCAGGTGCTGCTTGAACTGGGCGGGCAGCGCTGGGTCTGGTACCTGCGGGTGCATCATCTGGCCGCCGATGGCTACGGCATGGCGCTGTTCACTGATCGCGTGTGCGCGTTGTATGCCGGCCGCATGGGTGAGTCACTGCCGGGGCTGGCGGGCGTGCTGGCCGATGATGCAGCCTATCGTGCCGACCCGCACCGCGCGCAGGCCGGGCAGTGGTGGCGTGAGCATATGCAAGGTGCACCGGCGGGCGTAGGACTGGCGGGTACGCTCGCTGCCAGTGACGACGCGCTGCGTTGGGTGCAGCCGCTCGATGCGGCGTTCCGTGAGCAGTTGCTGCAGGCATCGGTACGCTGGTTGCAGCCCTGGCCGGATGTGCTGGCGGCGTTGTCGGCCGAGTACCTGCGGCGGATGAGCGCCGCCGATGAAGTGGTGCTGGGCGTGCCCTACATGGGGCGGCTCGGCAACGCGTCGGCGCGGGTGCCGGCGATGGTGATGAACGTGTTGCCGCTGCGCGTGGCGGCCGGCGAGGGCAGCGTCGAGGCCTTTACCCGCGGCCTGGGTCGCCAGCTCAGCCAGGGCCGCAAGCACGGCCGCTACCGCGGTGAGCAACTACGCCGGGACCTGGGCCTGGTCGGCGCGCAGCAGCGTCTGCACGGCCCGCTGGTGAATGTGCAGCCGTTCTACAAGCCGCTGGCGCTGACCGGCGTGCAGGCGACGCTGGAGGTGCTGTGCACCGGGCCGGTGGATGATCTGACACTGGGCTTCCGTGGCGATGGCCAGCACCTTCTGGATCTGGAGATCGAGGCCAATCCCGCGCTGTACAGTCGCGACGATGTCGAGGCGCACGCGGCGCGGCTGCTGCACTTCGTGTCGGCGGCACTGCAGGCTGACGATATCGCAGCCGTGCCTCTGGCGACGCCCGCGGAGGCGCAGCAGGTGCTGCACGGTTTCAATGCCACCGCGCACGCATTGCCGGAGACGACCCTGGTCGAGCTGCTGCAACAGGGCATGGATCGGGACCCGCACGCACCGGCGCTGGTGTTCGGCGACACTGCGTTGGATTACGCAACGCTGGAAGCGCGCAGTTTCGCGCTGGCGGCACAGCTGCGGGCGATGGATGTCGGCCCGGGCAGCGTGGTGGCGGTGGCATTGCCGCGCTCGCTGGAGCTGGTGATCGGGCTGCTGGCGGTGCTGCGTGCCGGAGCCGCCTACCTGCCGCTGGACCTTGCCCATCCCGATGAGCGCCTGGCGCGTGTTCTCGCCTCGGCGCAGCCGGTGTGCGTACTGGCCGCCGCGGAGGTTTCGGCGCGCATGGCTGGCGTACCGGTGCTCGCGCCGGAGCAATGGACCGCGCTGAGTTTCGCCGCGCCATGGGCCGATCCAGCGCCCAGCGATGCGGCCTATGTGATCTATACCTCCGGTTCGACCGGCGAACCCAAGGGCGTGGTCGTCGAACACCGTGCCATCGTCAACCGCCTGCTGTGGATGCGCGAGCACTACGGCATCCAGGCCGATGACCGCGTGCTGCAGAAGACCCCGGCGACCTTCGATGTCTCGGTCTGGGAGTTCTTCCTGCCGCTGCTGTGTGGAGCCACCCTGGTGGTCGCCGGGCCGGACGCGCATCGTGATCCCACCGAACTGGCGCGCTTGATCCGTGGGCATGGCATCACCACGGCGCATTTCGTGCCGTCGATGCTCGATGCCTTCCTCGCCGTGCCGGCCTCGGCAGGGCTGCAGCTGCGCCGGGTGTTCACCAGCGGTGAGGCGCTGGACGCTTCATTGCGCGACCGTTTCCACACGCGCGTGCACGCAGAGCTGCACAACCTGTACGGCCCGACCGAAGCTGCGGTGGATGTCAGCTACTGGCCGGCGTCGGCGCAGGACCGCTCGCGGCCGGTGCCGATCGGGTTCCCGGTCTGGAATACCCGCCTGTACGTGCTGGATGCCCGGATGCAGCCGGTGCCGGTGGGCGTGGCCGGTGACCTGTACCTGGGTGGCGTGCAGCTGGCACGTGGCTATCTCGGTCGCGATGATCTCACTGCAGAGCGCTTTCTTGCGGATCCTTTCCTGCCGGGCGAGCGCATCTACCGCACCGGCGACGTGGCGCGCTGGCGCCGCGATGGTGCGGTGGAGTACCTGGGCCGCAGCGACCATCAGGTGAAACTGCGCGGCCTGCGCATCGAACTGGGCGAGATCGAGGCGGCTTTGCGCGAACTGCCGGGCATGGAGCGCGTGGAAGTGCTGCTGCGCCAGGATGCTCCCGGCGAAGCGCGTCTGGTGGCCTATGTGCCAACCGCGCTTGCCGACGCCGTGACGCTGCGCAGCCACCTGGCCACGCGTGTGCCGGACTACATGGTGCCCTCGGCATTCGTCGGCGTGGACCACTGGCCGGTGACCGCCAACGGCAAGCTCGACCGCAACGCGTTGCCGAAGCCACCGCAACATGAAGTTGCCGGCTTGGCGCCGCGCACGCCGTTGGAACAGGAGCTGGCGTTGCTGTTTGCCCAGGCACTCGGGCGTGAGGCGCCGGTGGCGGTGGATGCGGACTTCTTCAGTCTCGGCGGTGACTCACTGTCGGCGGTGCACTTGCTGCTGGCCATCGAGCAGCGCTGGCGCTGCGACCTGGGTCTGGGTGCCTTGTTCGCGCAGCCCACCGTGGCCGCGCTGGCGGTTCGCATTGCCGAGCCGCCCGCGCTGGCCGATCACGCACTGGGGCCGGTGATCGCGCTGGCCGCGACCGAAGCTGCCGGGGCCACGCCGCTGTTCGTGCTGCACCCGGCCGGTGGCATCGCCTGGAACTACCGCACCCTGGCCCGGGCACTGCAGCCGGCACGCCCGGTGTATGGCCTGCAGTCGCCGGCACTGGACGCGCGGCAGCCGCTGCCAAGCAGCATCGAGGCGATGGCCAACGACTACGTACAGCGCGTGGTCGCACTGCAGCCGAAGGGGCCGGTGCATCTGCTGGGCTGGTCGGTGGGTGGCATCCTCGCCCAGGCGATGGCGGTGCGCCTGCATGAGATCGGCCGCGACGTCGGCGAGCTGGTGCTGCTGGACGCTTATCCCAGCGAGTGCTGGCGGGCCGAACCAGAACCCGATGCCATCGCTGCATTGCGGGCACTGCTGGCGATTGCCGGTCATGACCCGGATGCGCATCCGGAACTGGACAGCCGTGAACGCATTCTGGCGTTCCTGCGACGTGGCGGTAGTGCACTCGGCAGCCTGCCGGAGGTGGTGCTCGATGGCGTGGTGCGCGCGGTGACCGGCACCAATCGACTGATCCGCGAACACATCCACCAACCGTTCGACGGCACGCTGGTGCACGTCCGTGCGGGTCGTGATCATCAGGCGCGGCCACAGCTGCAGTCGGCGTTGTGGCGGACCCACGCGCGCAAGGTGCAGGCGCTGGAGCTGCCGTTCCTGCACGCCGAACTGACCGGCCGCGATGCGGTGGCGCAGCTGGCACCGTGGTTGTCGGCGCGCCTGCGCCAATGGGACGAGCAACAGGAGATCGCAACATGCAGTTGA
- a CDS encoding (2,3-dihydroxybenzoyl)adenylate synthase, whose translation MNTSADSSRLPLQQMWPDALVARYREAGYWRGETFPAFLRERAERYADDIAVVAGDVRLSYAQLWHEAGRIGAGLLALGLQPGERVLVQLGNSAGFITTVCGLFRAGLVPVYALPAHRITELVHFASKAEASAYITTELHDGFDHRGLARALQAEVPAVRHVVIDGDAAEFIALEALQGDRSQLPADPDPQSVAFLQISGGSTGLSKLIPRTHDDYIYSFRASNDLCGIDRDSVYLVALPAAHNFPMSSPGFFGALYAGARVVLSPGPGPDAAFPLIAREQVTCCGLVPPLALLWAQAAATSKHDLSSLQVLQVGGAKLVPEAARRVIDGLGCTLQQVFGMAEGLVNYTRLDDPEELIVACQGRPISPDDEVRVVDDHDQPVAEGEVGHLLTRGPYTIRGYHNDAVANARSFTDDGFYRTGDRVQQLPGGYLVVQGRAGDHINRAGEKISAEEIEDHLLAHPGVFDAAVVSIPDEYLGERSCAFVIPQGEPFKAPALKSWMRGRGLAAFKVPDQVVFVDSFDTTAVGKISRRELRAQLRARHLQQTGGTR comes from the coding sequence ATGAACACCTCCGCTGATTCCTCCCGCCTGCCACTGCAGCAGATGTGGCCCGACGCGCTGGTGGCGCGCTATCGCGAGGCCGGCTATTGGCGTGGCGAGACCTTCCCGGCGTTCCTGCGCGAACGTGCAGAACGCTATGCCGACGACATCGCGGTGGTCGCCGGTGATGTCCGCCTGAGCTACGCGCAGCTGTGGCATGAGGCCGGACGCATCGGTGCCGGCCTGCTGGCACTCGGCCTGCAGCCGGGCGAGCGGGTGCTGGTGCAGCTGGGCAACAGCGCGGGGTTCATCACTACGGTCTGCGGTCTGTTCCGTGCCGGCCTGGTGCCGGTGTACGCGCTGCCGGCGCACCGGATCACCGAGCTGGTGCACTTCGCCAGCAAGGCCGAAGCCAGTGCCTACATCACCACCGAGCTGCACGATGGCTTCGATCATCGCGGGTTGGCGCGGGCGCTGCAGGCCGAAGTGCCAGCCGTGCGCCATGTGGTGATCGACGGCGATGCGGCGGAGTTCATCGCGCTGGAGGCACTGCAGGGCGATCGCAGCCAGCTGCCGGCCGATCCGGACCCGCAGTCGGTGGCGTTCCTGCAGATTTCCGGCGGCAGCACCGGGCTGTCCAAGCTGATTCCGCGTACCCACGACGACTACATCTACTCGTTCCGTGCCAGCAATGACCTCTGCGGTATCGACCGCGACAGCGTCTACCTGGTCGCGCTGCCGGCGGCGCACAATTTCCCGATGAGCTCGCCTGGTTTCTTCGGCGCGCTGTATGCGGGTGCCCGCGTGGTGCTCAGTCCCGGCCCCGGGCCGGATGCGGCCTTCCCGCTGATCGCCCGCGAGCAGGTGACCTGCTGCGGCCTGGTGCCGCCGCTGGCGCTGCTGTGGGCGCAGGCCGCGGCTACGAGCAAGCATGACCTGTCCAGCCTGCAGGTACTGCAGGTAGGCGGCGCCAAACTGGTGCCGGAAGCCGCACGGCGGGTGATCGACGGTCTTGGCTGCACGCTGCAGCAGGTGTTCGGCATGGCCGAAGGCCTGGTCAACTACACACGGCTGGATGACCCGGAGGAACTGATCGTGGCCTGCCAGGGCCGGCCGATCAGCCCGGATGACGAAGTGCGCGTGGTCGATGACCATGACCAGCCGGTGGCCGAAGGCGAGGTGGGGCATCTGCTCACCCGTGGCCCCTACACCATCCGCGGCTACCACAACGATGCGGTGGCCAATGCGCGCTCGTTCACCGACGATGGCTTCTATCGCACCGGCGACCGCGTGCAGCAGCTGCCCGGGGGCTACCTGGTGGTGCAGGGCCGCGCCGGTGACCACATCAACCGTGCCGGCGAAAAGATCTCCGCCGAGGAGATCGAAGACCACTTGCTGGCACATCCGGGCGTGTTCGATGCCGCCGTGGTCTCCATTCCCGATGAGTATCTGGGCGAGCGCAGCTGCGCCTTCGTGATTCCGCAGGGCGAGCCGTTCAAGGCGCCGGCGCTGAAGTCCTGGATGCGCGGGCGCGGCCTGGCGGCGTTCAAGGTGCCCGACCAGGTCGTGTTCGTCGACAGCTTCGATACCACCGCGGTCGGCAAGATCAGCCGCCGCGAACTGCGCGCGCAACTGCGCGCGCGTCATCTGCAACAGACAGGAGGAACGCGCTGA